From a region of the Dictyostelium discoideum AX4 chromosome 2 chromosome, whole genome shotgun sequence genome:
- a CDS encoding BTB/POZ domain-containing protein (Similar to RCC1): protein MSVLSVGQSKNGQLGHDSIKECLEPTVIEGLLGKRIIQTVSGEAHSLAVSRFGDVYSWGRSKEGQLGIGQGYGGSDKVMFVAKPTLIKSLQHERIIKVACGNFHSLALTDMGKVYEWGQLHRLDESQSSLDIQSTNGLIEMPRLSSQRIIEASVSQYLSGEKKAYDANGGTKPKDDDEDKEASNSAQSKSKHLGKIIDLNQTIPMQIQDIPEEVVDVSGGWAFSAAVTKSGRLYTWGFNEKGQLGLGNRWFHSTPQLVKTLIDVNIVSVVCGRQHICAITDQGEVYSWGLGVFGQLGHGNVKSYLHPKKIQQFVELNERIAQVACGSNFTMVRSVQGLLYAFGHGEYGQLGSTEETQHLDFGGRDNHFKYSIPIVVKSLETKKIKNVACGHLHTIVVTDENEVYQWGWGSSGALGLGNKRFQLVPQLITSLSGEEIASITAGEKHTIVVRCSDVTSFAYDYKSLINEKKYADLIFKVQDKKIYSHSLFIKSRCQKLYSIILFSSRFINQYSNNKQVVVAKEEKEEEKEEEKEFNENGEEIKIIDLGNSVKYQIFIGFLQYLYTDHLVIAPHLRIELGKYAEKMGIERLSAICKRYTYRLRLTEKIPPSEFSKQLIQAVDELTKADISFKIKESDTSSIYAHKFILTQRNLYFKTMFECSFKEKDQMEFIVSGKDENDISSKETFKLLLQYIYGNNEEIINDDNAIDILCLADRFMIEDLKYLCEYHLEQMVLSNNEILLKNVPKTTNNIDGNQQKLKKEDILNFEETLTSFDNICILMQVADGFMVKRLKRICMDTISQIDFDLFKILNTKNETLKKIRINSPLLIRELDNYARNFGKFQQNSLIELIR from the exons atgtcag ttttaagTGTTGGACAATCAAAAAATGGGCAGTTAGGAcatgattcaattaaagaatgtTTAGAACCAACAGTTATTGAAGGATTATTAGGTAAAAGAATTATACAAACAGTATCAGGTGAAGCACATTCATTGGCTGTATCAAGATTTGGAGATGTTTATTCATGGGGTAGATCAAAAGAAGGTCAATTAGGTATTGGTCAAGGGTATGGTGGTAGTGATAAAGTAATGTTTGTAGCAAAACCAACATTGATTAAAAGTTTACAACATGAAAGAATTATAAAGGTAGCATGTGGTAATTTTCATAGTTTAGCATTGACTGATATGGGTAAAGTTTATGAATGGGGTCAACTACATCGATTAGACGAGTCACAATCATCATTGGATATACAATCAACCAATGGTTTAATTGAAATGCCAAGATTATCATCTCAAAGAATTATAGAGGCATCAGTTTCACAATATCTATCGGGTGAAAAGAAGGCATACGATGCCAATGGTGGTACAAAACCaaaggatgatgatgaagataagGAAGCATCCAATAGTGCACAATCAAAGAGTAAGCATTTGGGTAAAAtcattgatttaaatcaaacCATTCCAATGCAAATTCAAGATATACCAGAGGAAGTGGTAGATGTGAGTGGTGGTTGGGCATTTAGTGCAGCCGTTACTAAATCTGGTCGTTTATATACATGGGGATTCAATGAAAAGGGTCAATTGGGTTTAGGTAATCGTTGGTTTCATTCTACACCACAATTGGTGAAAACATTAATCGATGTGAACATTGTTAGTGTTGTATGTGGTCGTCAACATATTTGTGCCATCACCGATCAAGGTGAAGTTTATAGTTGGGGACTTGGTGTTTTCGGTCAATTGGGTCATGGTAATGTAAAGAGTTACCTTCATCCAAAGAAAATTCAACAGTTTGTAGAATTAAATGAAAGAATAGCTCAAGTTGCATGTGGTTCCAATTTCACTATGGTTAGAAGCGTCCAAGGTCTATTGTATGCATTTGGTCATGGAGAATATGGTCAATTGGGTAGCACAGAAGAAACTCAACATTTGGATTTCGGTGGAAGAGATaatcatttcaaatattcAATACCAATAGTGGTTAAATCATTagaaactaaaaaaattaaaaatgtagCATGTGGTCATTTACATACAATCGTTGTAACTGATGAGAATGAAGTTTATCAATGGGGTTGGGGTAGTTCTGGTGCATTGGGTTTAGGTAATAAAAGATTTCAATTGGTACCACAATTAATCACTTCTCTATCTGGTGAAGAAATTGCATCGATCACAGCCGGTGAAAAACATACAATCGTTGTAAGATGTTCCGATGTAACTTCATTTGCTTATGattataaatcattaattaatgaaaagaAGTATGcagatttaatatttaaagttCAAGATAAGAAAATTTATTCtcattcattatttataaaatcacgTTGCcaaaaattatattcaataattttattttcatcaagatttattaatcaatattcaaataataaacaagttGTTGTGGCTAaggaagaaaaagaagaagaaaaagaagaagaaaaagaatttaatgaaaatggtgaagaaattaaaattattgatttagGCAATTCAGTTAAATATCAAATTTTCATTGGttttttacaatatttaTATACTGATCATTTAGTGATTGCACCACATTTAAGAATTGAATTGGGTAAATATGCTGAAAAGATGGGAATTGAAAGATTATCAGCCATTTGTAAACGTTATACCTATAGATTAAGACTCACCGAGAAAATACCACCTTCAGAATTTAGtaaacaattaattcaagCAGTTGATGAATTAACCAAAGCTGATATttcattcaaaatcaaagaatCTGATACCTCTTCAATTTACGCtcataaattcattttaactcaaagaaatctttattttaaaacaatgttTGAATGTTCATTCAAAGAGAAGGATCAAATGGAATTCATTGTAAGTGgtaaagatgaaaatgatatctCTTCCAAAGAAACTTTCAAACTATTACTTCAATATATCTatggtaataatgaagaGATTATCAATGATGATAATGCTATAGATATACTTTGTTTGGCTGATAGATTCATGattgaagatttaaaatatctttgtGAATATCATTTGGAACAAATggttttatcaaataatgaaattttattaaaaaatgttccaaaaacaacaaataacaTCGATGGaaatcaacaaaaattaaagaaagaagatattttaaattttgaagaaACTTTAActtcatttgataatatttgTATTCTAATGCAAGTTGCCGATGGTTTCATGgttaaaagattaaaaagaatttgtaTGGATACTATTAGTCAAATCGATTtcgatttatttaaaattttaaatacaaaaaatgaaactttaaaaaaaattagaattaattcACCATTATTGATTAGAGAATTAGATAATTATGCTAGAAATTTTGGTAAATTTCAacaaaattctttaattgaattaattagataa